In Raphanus sativus cultivar WK10039 chromosome 5, ASM80110v3, whole genome shotgun sequence, the following proteins share a genomic window:
- the LOC108856245 gene encoding nuclear pore complex protein NUP50A, with protein MGDSENANQPSKKRGALKQLSRENPDDDDDDIGSAELESGTFKKAPDEVLATRRIVKIKRKDPSSAAPPAAATSNPFAGIQLLPPTAVPESKVAPAEAVVEDNQKAADTEDGDEVDSEKKVDVKDSTAGEEPEKTKDKDDENECGKTSDAGVDQTVSGVSNAVEGTDQTEDPLEKVESGGGDQTERKEKEGEASVEAESADKNGDNNNNNGSLSSFQQHSSSKNAFTGLASTQSSGSSFSFGVVSQDGSTGGSGSLFGFGLSNSSNSNPPSSLFGASGSSIINKSEGTGFPPKQEVSTETGEENEKVAFSADSIMFEYLDGGWRERGKGEVKVNVSSNGGKARLVMRTKGNYRLILNASLYPEMKLASMDKKGITFACVNSEGREGLSTFALKFKDPTIVEEFRVAVDKHKDSKPVETVPLLKTPENSPTATDAA; from the coding sequence ATGGGGGACTCAGAAAACGCTAACCAACCTTCAAAGAAGAGAGGTGCCTTGAAGCAGCTGTCCCGTGAGAATCCagacgatgatgatgacgacaTTGGTTCAGCTGAACTTGAGAGTGGAACTTTCAAGAAGGCCCCTGATGAGGTCTTGGCAACTAGAAGAATTGTCAAAATCAAGCGCAAAGACCCATCATCTGCTGCACCACCAGCAGCCGCAACTTCCAACCCTTTCGCTGGAATTCAATTGCTCCCTCCTACCGCTGTGCCTGAGTCTAAAGTGGCTCCAGCTGAAGCCGTAGTTGAGGACAATCAAAAGGCAGCTGATACCGAAGACGGTGATGAAGTTGATAGTGAGAAGAAGGTTGATGTCAAAGATTCTACTGCTGGGGAAGAGCCTGAAAAGACTAAAGACAAGGATGATGAAAATGAGTGTGGAAAGACATCTGATGCTGGTGTAGACCAGACCGTCTCGGGTGTTAGCAACGCTGTGGAAGGAACTGATCAAACTGAGGATCCTCTTGAGAAGGTGGAATCAGGAGGTGGTGATCAGActgagagaaaagaaaaagaaggcgAAGCAAGCGTTGAAGCAGAATCAGCAGATAAGAACggtgataataataataataatggctCCTTGAGTTCTTTCCAGCAGCATTCAAGTAGCAAAAACGCCTTCACCGGACTCGCCAGTACACAGTCTTCTGGATCTTCCTTCTCATTTGGTGTTGTGTCTCAGGATGGTTCAACTGGTGGTTCTGGATCTCTCTTCGGCTTCGGCCTCTCAAACAGCTCCAACAGCAACCCACCTTCTTCCCTTTTCGGTGCATCTGGATCTTCCATTATCAACAAGAGCGAAGGTACTGGGTTTCCTCCAAAGCAAGAGGTTTCCACAGAAACAGGAGAAGAGAACGAGAAAGTCGCCTTCTCAGCCGACTCGATTATGTTTGAATATCTTGACGGAGGGTGGAGAGAGCGCGGCAAAGGAGAAGTCAAGGTGAACGTTTCAAGCAATGGCGGTAAAGCAAGGCTGGTCATGAGAACTAAAGGAAACTACAGGTTGATCTTAAACGCGAGTCTTTACCCGGAGATGAAACTTGCAAGCATGGACAAGAAAGGAATCACATTCGCCTGTGTGAATAGTGAAGgcagagaaggtctctctacgTTTGCACTCAAGTTCAAAGATCCGACAATCGTTGAGGAGTTTCGTGTAGCTGTTGACAAACATAAAGACAGTAAGCCGGTAGAAACGGTTCCTCTACTGAAGACACCTGAGAACTCTCCAACAGCTACAGATGCTGCCTGA